From the Cryptomeria japonica chromosome 2, Sugi_1.0, whole genome shotgun sequence genome, one window contains:
- the LOC131069325 gene encoding rust resistance kinase Lr10-like, which yields MGALLFVNRKRCLPTSSDRHDLSNIEKFLQDYVHQMPYRYSYSQLMKITNNFAHKVGEGGFGVVYKGNLPSGDLVAVKMLDQSRSCENQFMNEVATIGRIHHVHLVRLIGYCYEEYRNALVYEYMANGSLEKFLFAGREKEQILNWAQLYSIALGAARGIAYLHQDCDNRIIHFDIKPHNILLDEEFTPKVADFGLAKLCGKKEDHISMTAARGTPGYAAPEVWNRNMGAVTDKSDVYSFGMVLLEIVGGRKNIDVQVSRSSQLYFPEWAFKSMENGQLERGLRGSGQAEIECEEKEKAIRLAKIGLWCIQYNSRDRPSMSRVVQMLEGNGDDVTNPPLPFNSTIRAAPSIHSSEESSV from the coding sequence ATGGGAGCACTCCTGTTCGTTAATAGGAAGAGGTGTTTACCCACTTCCTCCGACAGACACGATCTGTCTAATATAGAGAAGTTCCTGCAAGATTATGTTCATCAAATGCCATATAGATATTCATACTCTCAGCTTATGAAGATCACCAATAACTTTGCACATAAAGTCGGGGAAGGAGGTTTTGGTGTGGTATATAAGGGAAACCTACCATCTGGCGATCTGGTGGCCGTCAAAATGCTTGATCAGTCAAGGAGCTGTGAGAATCAATTCATGAATGAAGTAGCAACCATTGGAAGGATCCATCATGTTCATTTGGTTCGGCTCATAGGATATTGCTACGAAGAATATAGAAACGCATTGGTGTATGAGTACATGGCTAATGGTTCTCTAGAGAAGTTTCTATTTGCAGGAAGAGAGAAGGAACAAATCCTAAATTGGGCACAGCTGTATTCAATTGCTTTGGGTGCAGCTCGTGGAATAGCCTATTTACACCAAGATTGTGACAACCGTATCATTCATTTTGATATAAAACCCCACAACATATTACTGGATGAAGAGTTCACACCAAAGGTAGCTGATTTTGGTCTGGCTAAACTCTGTGGGAAGAAAGAGGACCATATATCAATGACAGCAGCAAGAGGAACGCCTGGATATGCCGCTCCAGAGGTGTGGAATAGAAATATGGGAGCTGTAACAGACAAATCAGATGTTTACAGTTTTGGCATGGTATTATTGgagattgttggaggaaggaaGAATATCGATGTGCAGGTAAGCCGGTCCAGTCAATTGTATTTTCCAGAGTGGGCATTCAAGTCGATGGAGAATGGGCAGTTGGAGAGGGGGTTGAGAGGAAGTGGTCAAGCAGAAATAGAatgtgaagagaaagagaaagcaataAGATTGGCCAAAATAGGACTATGGTGCATTCAGTACAACTCAAGAGATCGGCCAAGCATGAGCAGAGTGGTTCAAATGTTGGAAGGAAATGGTGATGATGTAACCAATCCTCCCCTGCCTTTCAATTCAACAATTAGGGCCGCACCTTCAATACATTCAAGTGAAGAGTCTTCTGTGTAA